GATAGACTGCATTTTTTCGTAAGAAACAAAGaccaaataaaggaaaataaaggaaacacaaACAACATTACAGCATAAAGGTCAGCAAACAAAAGAGCCATTTCTGAGCCACCATTTGGGTGACACTTTTAAAAGCtcatcagggggcgcctgggtggcgcagtcggttaagcgtccgacttcagccaggtcacgatctcgcggtctgtgagttcgagccccgcgtcaggctctgggctgatggctcggagcctggagcctgtttccaattctgtgtctccctctctctctgcccctcccctgttcatgctctgtctctctctgtcccaaaaataaaaaaaaaaaaaaaaaaaaaaaaacgttgaaaaaaaaaaataaaaaaaaaaataaaagctcatcAGCCCTGGATCATCCATTCAAGCTAATGTTTGCTGAGAACGTGCTGTGCGCCAGCTTCTGTGGCTCCAGTAGGGATACAGGACTGGTAGTTCCCTTCTGTCCCCTGTACTGGGGGGTCATTTCCCAGCGGGGGCTGAGACGGACCCGTGCGCCAGCCTTACGTGTAGTCGGGAGACCCTACTGTACCGTGCAACCTCAGGCACCCTGTTCACATAAGACATACTGGTGTCCCCTGGAGTTGAATGATAAATGTTTGTGGAGCTCCCTAGGGTCCAGAGTGAGCCAAGCTGTGCCTCAAGGGGACACTAGCCCACCTGCCCAAGTCTGTTTCCGCCCATGGGACACTGTGGCCCTGTTGATTTTTTCACTCTTTAAAGATCTCCAAGCAGTAGCTGCTAAAGCTAAACACACATACCCCCTAAGACCCATCGATTCGACCCACCCAGCAATGAGAGCTTATGTCCCCCAAAAGACACATCGAAATGTTCCTATCAGGCTTTATCCTTAGCCAAGAGCTGGAAACAACACAGACGTCCATCAACAGCAGAATGTGTAAATTATGGCATGTGTACACGGACTTAtcacagggaagagaaggagctaTTTTGAACGCGCAAGAGCACAGACGAATCTCACAACATGATGTCGAATAAAAAGCCATTCgtgaaagaaaacacattggatgagtccatttatatgaggttcaaaaatgggcaaaaccaAGGCATGGTGGTAGAGGTCAAAATGTGGTCCCCCTGTGCCACCCACCCGCCTGCGTGGGTGGCACAGGGAGACTGGGGGGTTGAAAAGGGTCTGTGTCTTGATCTGTGGTAGTTACACAGGCGTGTGCTCAGGAAACCTCACCGAGCTGCACGTGAACGATGTGCGCACTCCAGGTATGGAAGTTATCCCTCAATGACAAGTTTTAGGAACAGTCTGCTGGGGCCTGaccctgggggtgagggggtctGCCCCTGAATCCAGCAGCCCGCGGCCTTCCGTCCCTCAGAGCAGTCTGGCCCAGTGGGGCGCGTCCGCGGCCATGCAGGTGGTGTCCCGGCGGGAGAGTGAGGCGCGGGCGCCCTGGCTGCACAGCCTCACGGCCGCCCAGGAGGAGGACCACGAGGACCACAcggacacagagggagagacggaggaggaggaggagtcagaCACCGAGGAGAACAAGCTCAGTGAGGTAAGGGGGCTGGAAGCTGAGTGGGACCAGGATGCCTCCGGGTCCCGCGGCCCAGTGAGGGGACGAGAAGCAGAGGCACAGGGTGAAACAgggtctctgcccccctcccaccccaaccccccccccccggggctcaGAGACGCAGTGCCTGCCTCCTGCACTGCTCCCCTCACCTGCACACagcctctgtgcccctccctcagctGACTGGCACAGCAGGTGGGGAGACTGCCAgactcattttgcaaatgaagaagcgggttcagagaggggaagtgacctgcccaaggccacacagctggtggcAGAGCAGAGCCGAGCCTACGAGCCTAGAGCCTACGGCTGTTTCAATTTGGTGTCCCCCGTTCTTTCCCTTCTAgctctgggggtggtggggagggggagggccaggggaGCCGCTGCAGGAGGTGCTGACCTAGCTCTGGCCCGCAGGTagcagccctgcccagcccacaAGGCCTCCTGGGCAGCGTGGCCCACACCATGCAGAAGGCCCTCCAGAGCACCATCTCGGCCGTGATGTGGGCGCCCGCAACTGTGCTGGGCTCGGCAGCCAGGATGCTGCACCTCCCCGGGGCCCCTGCTGTCTCCTCTGCCAAGGGGAGGGCCATGTCCCTGTCGGACGCCCTGAAGGGTGTCACTGACAACGTGGTGGACACGGTGGTACACTATGTGCCGGTGAGTCCCGCCCCAGGGGCCTGGAAAGGACGGACACAGCAGCTTTGACTCGGCTGCGGTGGCCTTCCCGTCCCCAATCTCCCTGGCGGTCCTCCGGATCCTCAGCGCCCCAGAAACGTTTTGACAAACCACGGCCTTGACTGGGGGCCCTTGCCAGCCCCAAGAGTATAGAGCCCATGACCCTGGCCTGAGACCTTTCCCCACATGCCCCCTTCTGACCATCAGCCTGGGGTTGCTGGTGGCCCAGCCCTCACCTCAGCAAGCAAGGGTGTGCTGCTTcctgggaaggggctggagggaggtTTCCAGGGCACCCTGGGGGCTGGGCTACGTTCCAGGGCACAGTGGCCGCCCCATCCCAATCCTAGCACCTAGCAGCAACAGGAAAAACCAAGAGACACCAGTACTGTCTGCATGGGCGTCCCCGGGGCCCCTTCCCAGAGCAAGTTACAGGTTGTGTGGGCTCCATGGCTGCCAGCCAGGCGCCGGGCCCCTCGGGGCTAGCAAGGCTTGGGGGGCAGGGGTCGCTGAGTCACTCGCTTTCGAGAGGCAGGCCAGGGGTCCCGGCAGCCAGCCTGTTCACCTTGGGCCCCAAACAGGGCCAGGCCCGGGCACCCTGACCCCGGTGGGGACAACGTGTGGGCCATGCTTAGTGCACAACTCCGCCCCAAGGAAAGGTGGGAAAGCCACTCTCTTTCCACCGAGGGACCCTTGAGGGAGGCTCAAGGTGTCCAGAAACTGGGAGGAGGGGATGCCTGCTTTGCATAAGGGTCTGGCCTGTGGAGACCactggagagagagggcaagacatCATTGATCTCCCCTgggcccccccttccccccgcctgTGTCCCAGGGCACTAAAGGCTCAGTCCTACACTCCAGGCGGTGCCCTCCCCCTCGAAGGTCGCTCCTGGGAGCCGTGGATGCGAGGGTCCCAGAGAAGCGGTGGGCGGGAGGCGCCGGGACGGCGGCCAGGCCGGGGCCCTAACACGACTGCCTTCAGCTCCCCAGGCTGTCGCTGATGGAGCCCGAGAGTGAATTCCGGGACATCGATAACCCGCCTGCGGAGGCCGAGCGCCGGGAGGCGGAGCGCAGGGCGTCCGGGGCGCCGCCCGCGGGCCCGGAGCCCGCGGCGCGCCCCCCGCAGCCCCGCGGCAGCCTGCGGCCCGCGCGTAGTCCCGGGGCGCCCCCCGGCCCCGGGCAGGAGGACAGGGCGGACGCGCCCGCCGCGCCGCGCCCGGTCTTCCCGGCGGTGGCCCGCGAGAAGCCCGCGCGCAGGGTCAGCGACAGCTTCTTCCGGCCCAGCGTCATGGAGCCCATCCTGGGCCGCGCGCAGTACAGCCAACTGCGCAAGAAGAGCTGAGCCCCGCGCGTCCGTCcgcccggcccccggccccgacGGCGGCGAGGCCCCCGCGGGCTCTCCAGCCAAGAAACAAAGCCCAAACTTCCAAGTGAGCGCAGACTTCTTCCAAGTGGGCCCCATTCCCGCGGCATCATCTTCCCAGCACCTTTTTTGGGCTTAGCTGTCAGAACCTATTCTTAAGAAGCATCGGAGCGGCAGCTTGCTTTGCTtgtatgccttttgtttttgtttttccaaaggaTTGTCTGACTCGATGTCTCACTTCTTTAACCAGATTTGTTGCCAAATGACGTTTGTTTCCAAAATGTAGATCCAGCATCCGTAGACCAATAGTAAGCAGGAGTTTGTGACCCATGTTTAAGCCCTGAGCTCAGAGACTCCCCCTGAGTATCCGGGCTCTCCGCAGACTCCTTTGAAGGGAGCAACGATTAGGTGCGAAAGCTGTTGTACGTTTCTGTAAAGAGTAGCCTCGCGTTTCCGAGGACCCGCTACTCTTCCCAGGCTGAGCCCCGGCCTGCGCTCTGTAGCGCCACCTTCTGGCTCACAGCCACCTTTCCGTTCGCGTCCTTCTAGCCTTCCTTCCATCTGCGCGTTCACCCTTCCGTCGCCTTTTGACCGCTGGCGCCCTGGTGCTGGGGGACAACGGTGACCTTTCACCTCCTTGAAGTCTAACCTAGACAGACTGTGTGTATGGGCTCTGTGACCACGGTTCATTTCAAGCCCTGTTTTTGAAAAGGGCAGTATTTGGTAAATCTAGGGAATGGATACgtacaatttaaaaattcaaatattgcaAAAGGGTGTGTGTCTTCCTCACTGAGTTCTCCAGTTCCCCTTCACAAAAAGCACTGTGCTGTCAGTCTGTTGTGCATCCTTCCAGGTACAGGCTGTGCGTGTGCAAGCCCACTTTGTACACTCCCCACCTTGTTCACACAGCTGTGGGATGTTATCCTGTAACAATACATCTGAGAGATCTTTTTGTATCCATATCACAAATACCCCTTGCTCTTTTTCACGACCATCCAGTAAGTGCTTCGTGATATAGATGTGCTATCTTTGACTTCACTAGTTTCCTAATAATGGACTTCtaggttgtttcctttgttttgctcTTGCAAATAGTGCTACAATAAATGTCTATATACAAAATGCTTTATGCTGATGTGTAGATAATCTATAGGAGAAATTTATAACCTGGAACCAGGACATGCTGGGTAAAAGAGTATGTGCGTTTTAAATATTGTTAGATGATGCCAAGTAACCTTCCAAACCAAACTCAGTTTTTCTTGTTATTGTCATCTGCAGCTGTCAGtccttttaaatatgtatttatttattttgagagagagagagagagagagcgactgtgtgtgtgtgtgtgtgtgtgtgtgtgtgtgtgcgtgcgcgtgcccccgtaagggaggggcagagagagagggtgagacaaagtcccaagcaggttcctctgtcagcacaaagcccaatgcagggctcaaactcatgaactgtgagatcatgacatgagccgaaatcaaagtcagacgctttaccaactgagccacctcgaTGCCCCTCTGTCAGTCCTTTTGGATGTCCATATATACATTCCCCATAGGTTCCCTTCAGGCCTGTGAGCACCCTCTCGGCCCCCACTCTGTTGCACCTCTGAGAGCCCAGCTTTCTGAAACTGACTCTGGGTCCTGGCAGAGCTTTGGTGTAATGAGTTGTTGACCTTGATCCATGGTTCTGGAATCTGAGGATGCCCGGAGTGGGGGATGGAAGTGCCAGTGACATACACATGTGGACATGGCCAGGACTCTGAGCTGGCCTTGGCACCCACCCCACCTGTGCAATCCACACCACCCCAGCAGTTCCCTGGGGAGGGAATGTGATCTGGCAAGGGGGGCCCTTATAAATAAGCTGatatgtggggcacctaggtggttcagttggttaagcgtcccactctggcccaggtcatgatctcaccgttcgtggatctgagccccacgtcaggctctgtgctgatagaacctgcttcggattctgtgtcttccactctctctgcccctctcctgctcatgctctgtctctcaaaaataaaataaaattaacattaaaatttttttaataaataaataggctgaTAGGACAGGGGCTAGAAAGATAGAGTCCCGCCTGGCCCTGGCAGGGCTCCCGGGGGCAGCTGCTGGAGCACTGACCTCAGGCCTGGATGTGTAGAGAGAACCCCCAGCTGTCCTGGCCCCCCCTGCCCATGCCACTTTCTTTCTGGAGCTTCAGAAACCACACTCCGACCATCCACTCCTCCATAGTCCTGTGGCTCCTCCTTCGAGGCCATACCCCAAGTAGCAGAAAAACTGCCCTCTCAGCAACCCCGAAGAGCTGGGTCCCTGACCAGGCAGTAGCTGTCAACACAGCTGCTGGCCAGGccacacccctcacccctcaggGTGCTGGGGCCAGTGTATGGGGCAGGATAGCCCAGGAAACAAACAGTTTAAGTTGTAAAAGtctctttttatcattaaaaacctCTTGATTGGGTAGCAAACCACCCAGAGCCTGGCTCTCGGGGTTCCTGAACACTTTTTGGAGACAAATGAGAGCAAAATATTTCCTCGAAACGAAAGAAATGTGCTTCAGTGGCTGGTGTGGGACTTTTCGCTGTTCTGAAAGACATCACTCTGGCGAGCCTCCTTGTGCACATGGATGCGAAGGCTCTTGCACACTCATCTTCAGTAGTTCATGACCTCAGAACACCCCACTTCACATTGGGATGCCAAGGCCCCTCTCCAGAGAAATGCCCTATCCCCTatcccctctctccagctcacgAAATGCACCTTCAACTCGATCTGGAGATGGAGAAAGGACCGTTACAGaccataaaatacatttatccaTGCAGTTATTTAccacttctttctttcataattaaaaaaaatttttttttaatatttttattcttgagagagagagagcatgagcagagagagagggagacacagaatccgaagcaggctccaggctccaagctgtcagcacagagccccatgtggggctcgaactcacaaaccctgaggtcatgacctaagctgaagtcatgtgctggatgcttttttttcttttaatgttttatttatatttgacagagagagagagagagagagagagcacccacccaagcaggggaggggcagagagagagggagacacaatccaaagcaggctccaggctccgagctgtcagcacagagccccatgtggggctggaactcacaaaccctgaggtcatgacctaagctgaagtcggatgcttttttttcttttaatgttttatttatatttgacagagagagagagagcacccacgcaagcaggggaggggcagagagagagggagacacagtccaaagcaggctccaggctccgagatgcttaactgatgctTAACTGGATGAGCCCAGGCGCCTCATCTTCCATAATTATTTAGGACCTTAATATCCAAAGGACTTCTGTGTCTGGAGACCAATAGCACTACAACTTGGGCTTTAATGCTCATTGCGTTGAGCATCATTTTCCTAAACATTTAAACACTTTGTACTTAATCAAAACTTATAGAATGCAtacatcaaattattttaaatatccaaaTGTCGGTTACAGACAAAATGTCAGGTTCTTTCCAACATTCCTAGAAGGCCTGAGTCAGTGGAAACGTCTGCATGTTTCACTGGCATCTTATTACAGACAGCAACCTCCAGGGGATCCCCCGTCTGCGAAGGGGGCGCTGAGGCTGCACATAGTGCAGGAAGgacccttcccctgcccacctctcaaTGTAggagacagaacgcaagcagtACCATCAGAACGTCCTTTGCGGCATCTCTATTCCCGCCCTGGCCTGCCCCCAGGAACCACAATCTGGAATTTTGTGTTTACTAtacccttgcttttctttatagattCCTTTCCTATGCATATATCTCACTCCAACAGTATTTAGTTTTGCATGCTTTGACCTTTAAGTGGAATTATATGTATTCTTCtgagacttgctttttttttccgcTCAAAGTGAAGTTCCTGAGAGCCACTCATTTtcactagaaattttttttaaacatttttttaaaaatctttatttttgagagtgaaagagagagagacagagcgtgaacaggggaggaacagagagagaaggagacacagaatccgaagcaggctccaggctctgagccgtcagcacagagcccgacgcggggctcgaacccacgaactgcgagatcatgacctgagccgaacgaagccggacgcttaaccggctgagccacccaggagccccagaaatttttttcttgtacaaCTATTGCTGTGGTCTCATTGTATCCCTCCCGCCAAATTCGTACGTTGAAACCCTACCCCCCAAAGATGAGaatattaggaggtggggcctttgggaggtgataggGTCATGAGGGCTTCATGGGATTAGTGTCTTtgtaaaagaggccccagagagcaaCCTTGCCTCTTCTGCCGTGTGAGGACCCAGTAAGGCACCCCGGCTCTGAGCCAAGGAAAGGACCATCACCCAAATGTGACCATGCTGGAGCTATGGCCTTGAACttccaagcctccagaactgtaagaaatagattccgttgtttataagctacccaggctgttttctgtggtgttttgttatagcagcccaaatagacaagtacatttttatgtttaataagtatatttaaatataccgTAATTTAGTCATTTGTATTGGAATtgattcagttatttttaaaatgttttaaatgtttatttttgagacagagagagagagacagggcacgaacgggggaggggcagagagagagggagacacagaattcaaagcagctccaggctccaagccgtcagcacagagccctccgcggggcttgaacccacaaaccgtgagatcatgacctgaactaaagttggacgcttaaccaactgagccacccaggcgccccagaattgattcagttttgagagagaaagccctAAATAACAACGTGTATTGGTCAGCCTTTGCCATAACACACTGCACAATAAATTATCCTAAATAGTGTGGCTTACAACAACGTGCATTTATTCTTATGTTTGTGGGTCAGCAGGTCAACCGTGGTTCAGCTCATCCCTGTGGCTCTCCTAGTGACTCTGCTCCAGCCTGTGGATCATCTGCACTTGGCTTTGGGCTGTGCATGGGTTCAAATCTGTTCTAGGTGTGCTATTTCAGGAAGCCCGGGTAAGTAAGGGTCAGGGGCCATCTGGGGCATGCTCTCCCAACACAAATCACTGCCTTCTGCTTGCATCATATCTACTCATATTCCATTGGCCGAAGCATGTCACATAGCCAAGTCcacaccagtggggaaggggaagagggagaggagcaaatatttgctgaacaataGTACAACCCAGCACACCGTGGTTTAAATACgatagtttatttctctctcgTGTAAAAGCCCAGAGATGAGCGGTCCAGCGCTGGACCGCACTCCCCAGTGGCCGGAATCCAGGCCTTTCTATCTTATTGTTCTGCTGTCAGTGATTTTCTTTCCTCAAGTCGTCTCACAGGCCAAGAAGGCTGCTCCTGCCCCAGCCATCAACTCCATTTTCCagccacagaaaagaaacaaggggGATGGAGAAATTATACACATGACTTCTGCTTATAAGTAACTGAACAAAACATAGTCACACGGCCACATCTAGATGGAAAGGAGGCTGAGTCTTTATTCAGAGTCTTTATTCAGAGTGGCTATGCATCTAATTAAAAATCAGAGGccttaggggtacctgggtggctcagtcggttaagtgtccgacttcggcttaggtcacgatctcacagctcgtgagtttgagccccgcgttgggccctgtgctgacagctcagagcctggcacagattttgtgtctccctctctctctgcccctcccatgctcacattctgtctctctctctctcaaaaataaacattaattttttttttttttttaaatcagaggcCTTAAAAGGATGGAAACTggaccccgggggtgggggtgtctggggTATGCAATCTCTGCCTCACCACTCTCCTGTCAACAGTCACTTGGCttatttccatattctttttttttaagtaggctccctgcccaacatggggcttgaactcatgactctgagatccaggagtcacatgctctactgactgagtcagccagacacccctctaTATTTCTACTATTCCATAATTTTGGCAATGAACATTCTTATGAGTTTCTTAGAGAATATGACTGAGTGGGACTGCTAAGCCATAAGGTACGTGTGTTtgctagatattgccaaattttcCTCCAACGTGTTTGTTCTGATTTATATTCTCACTACAAGTACGTTGACCCTTGAACTACACGGgcttgaactgcacaggtccatgtatgcacagatttatttttgataagtacagttcagtactgtaaatgtactttctcttccttatgacttcTTTAATaaccttttctctagcttgctttattataagaatacagtacataatacatatgacATCCGAAATTTGGGTCAACTGACCGATTATGTGATTAGTAAGTCTTCCGGTTAATAGTAGGCTGTTAATAGTTATGTTTCTGGGGACCCAAAACTTACCCATGGATTTCTGACTGGGCAGGGGGTCGGTGCCCCTAAGCCCCACCTTGTTCAAACGTCAACTGTAATTTGTTCTTACTCAACATTCTCACGAACATTTGATATTGTCTATGTTTACCACTTTTACAAATCGGTAGTGTGTAAAATAGCATCTCATTGTGCATTTAAGTCCCTGATTAGCAATGATACTGAACATcgtttattatgtttatttagtatttgtGACGTGTCCCTTCTGTGAAGTATCCGTCAAAAGttttgagcaatttttttttaattaaaaaaaaactgaagtggaCATACATTGAacgaccttcttttttttttaagtttatttatttatttctgagagagagagagagagagagagagaacaagcagggaaagggcagagagagagggagagagggagagagagagtcccaagcaggctcaaggctctgagctgtcagaatagagcctgatgtggggctcgaacccatgagccatgagctcactacctgagccgaagtcagatgcttaacagaccaagccacccgggTATCCCAGAACAACCTTCTATTAGTAGTTTTTCTCACTGGTTtttagaggggtttttttttttttttttcatattttctggatAAACataattcttttatgttttgtgaTTTGGAGTTATGTGTTAAAAACTCTTCCCTACAATGAAGTCATGAAGATATTCCCCtgtatttcctttgaatatttccatagttttgctttttacatttaattaattttgctGTATGATTGAGGTAGGAATCCAATTTTCTTTCCTCCACACGGATAACTGATGGTcctgtatatttttcttaatttcttgaatttttagTTTCTCCTCAGTGGAAGTGCACGCTGTGAGAAGGTTAAGAGTGCCCCTCGGAAGTCAGCTGGGAGCTTCTGCCCTGCTGACGCCTGAACTTGAATGATGTTTCCTTGTTTCTTGCATCCAGATAGGGCTAAGAGACCAGGTTCTGGCTCACGTATAGCCTCGTTGGGCTTTCGTTCACTGATCCTCCCGCTAGCCCTGCCACAGATCAAGTTTCCAAACACGTTCCGTTTGTCTGTTCCTGTGGGATGAACACGTCGTCTGAATTACAGTAGTTTAAAGTATGTTTTCATATCTGGCTGggcaggcacccccacccca
The sequence above is a segment of the Panthera leo isolate Ple1 chromosome B3, P.leo_Ple1_pat1.1, whole genome shotgun sequence genome. Coding sequences within it:
- the PLIN1 gene encoding perilipin-1, coding for MTAINKGPALPDGDLPEQENVLQRVLQLPVVSGTCECFQKTYTSTKEAYPLVASVCNAYEKGVQGASSLAAWSMEPVVRRLSTQFTAANELACRGLDHLEEKIPALQYPPEKIASELKDTISTRLRSARNSISVPIASTSDKVLGAALASCELAWGVAKDTAEYAANTRAGRLASGGADLALGGVEKVVEYLLPSAKEESAPAAGHQQAQKPPKGKPSLVSRVGALANTLSRHTFQTTARALKQGHALALWIPGVAPLSSLAQWGASAAMQVVSRRESEARAPWLHSLTAAQEEDHEDHTDTEGETEEEEESDTEENKLSEVAALPSPQGLLGSVAHTMQKALQSTISAVMWAPATVLGSAARMLHLPGAPAVSSAKGRAMSLSDALKGVTDNVVDTVVHYVPLPRLSLMEPESEFRDIDNPPAEAERREAERRASGAPPAGPEPAARPPQPRGSLRPARSPGAPPGPGQEDRADAPAAPRPVFPAVAREKPARRVSDSFFRPSVMEPILGRAQYSQLRKKS